The region aaatgtttcttGTTCATAtacatgtatttgtattttttaaagatgGCATTAAGAAGAAAGGAAAACCTCTGAATGTACATTGTCTGTCTGTAAATATTTGCACCTGCGGTGCTCTCTGGTTCCAGTATTGTGTAGGAGAAAGCAGAGGAAGACTGTGATAACGTTGTGCATGTAGAAAGCAGCAGGGAATCAACATACAAATGACAACAACGAAATGACTTTCCACTCGTTGAATCTGGAGCCTGAATGTCTTCATCACCTGTCATCTCTCTTCATCCTAACTCGTTCAAACTTTTAATAAACATGTGTTGGCTCTTGTATCCAGAAGGAGGGTGTTGGTTTTCACTGGGATCCTGAGGGGGTGTAGGTCAGTCAACATGTCTTcctgaggtgggggggggggggtgtctgtcgtctgtcactgggtgtctgtcgtctgtcttactgtgttgaggtggggggacacactgggtctgtagtctgtcttactgtgttgaggtgggggggacacactgggtctgtagtctgtgttgaggtggggggggacacactgggtctgtagtctgtcttactgtgttgaggtggggggacacactgggtctgtagtctgtcttactgtgttgaggagggggggggggacactgtAGTCTGTCTTACTGTGTGTTGAGGTGGGGGGGACACTGTCTGTAGtcactgggtctgtagtctgtgttgtgttgaggtgggggggacactgggtctgtagtctgtgttgaggtgggggagggtgttgaggtgggggggacactgggtctgggtctgtagtctgtgttgaggagggggacactgggtctgtagtctgtgttgaggtgggggggggacactgggtctgtagtctgtcttactgtgttgaggtggggggcactgggtctgtagtctgtgttgaggagggggggacactgggtctgtctgtgttgagTCTGTGTCTGAGGAggggacactgggtctgtagtctgtgttgaggtgggggggacactgggtctgtagtctgtgttgaggtggggggacactgggtctgtagtctgtcttactgtgttgaggtggggggggacactgggtctgtagtctgtgttgaggagggggggggcactgggtctgtagtctgtgttgaggaggggggacactgggtctgtagtctgtcttactgtgttgaggtggggggacactgggtctgtagtctgtcttactgtgttgaggagggggggggagggggacacTGGGTCTATAGTctgtgttgaggtggggggacactgggtctgtagtctgtcttactgtgttgaggtggggggacactgggtctgtagtctgtcttactgtgttaaggaggggggacacactgggtctgtagtctgttgaggtgggggggggacactgggtctgtcttactgtgttgaggtgggtgggggacactgggtctgtagtctgtcttactgtgttgaggagggggggggacactgggtctatagtctgtgttgaggtgggggacactgggtctgtagtctgtcttactgtgttgaggaggggggggacactgggtctgtagtctgtcttactgtgttgaggaggggggggggcactgggtctgtagtctgtgttgaggaggggggacactgggtctgtagtctgtcttactgtgttgaggtggggggacactgggtctgtagtctgtcttactgtgttgaggagggggggacactgggtctgtagtctgtgttgaggagggggggacactgggtctgtagtctgtcttactgtgttgaggtggggggacactgggtctgtagtctgtctttGTGTTGAGGAGGGGGgcactgggtctgtagtctgtcttactgtgttgaggtggggggacactgggtctgtagtctgtcttactgtgttgaggtgggggggacactgggtctgtagtctgtcttactgtgttgaggagggggacacactgggtctgtagtctgtcttactgtgttgaGGAGGGGGGGTCACTGGGTTGAGGAGGGGGGGACagtctgtcttactgtgttgaggtggggggacactgggtctgtagtctgtcttactgtgttgaggtgggggggacactgggtctgtagtctgtcttactgtgttaaggagggggggacacactgggtctgtagtctgttgaggtggggggggacactgggtctgtagtctgtcttactgtgttgaggggggggacactgggtctgtagtctgtgttgaggagggggggacactgggtctgtagtctgtcttactgtgttgaggagggggggacactgggtctgtagtctgttgaggtgggggggacactgggtctgtcttactgtgttgaggtgggggacacactgggtctgtagtctgtgttgaggtggggggacactgggtctagtctgtgttgaggaggggggggggcactgggtctgtagtctgttgAGGAGGGGGGAGGCACTGGGTCTGTCGCCTGTGTTGAGGCTGGGGGGGAACACTGGGTCTGTCGTctgtgttgaggtggggggggacactgggtctgtcgtctgtgttgaggtggggggggacactgggtctgtcgcctgtgttgaggtggggggacactgggtctgtcGTCTTAAGGAAACAGACTGACTGTACGACAGTGTCCTCTGTCCAGCTGCTCCAGACAGTCAGAGTAGCGCTGGGCTCGAGGAAGGGAGAACTGGAACAAGGAAAGGAAAGATGGATCTCTCAGAGAGAAGTCACGCTAGATTGATTTCAATTGAAGATTTTGGTTCAAGAGGCCCTGAATGTTGTGTCCGATCTGGACAATATTCTAGGGGAAACGCTGAGAGGAAATCTAAGGCGCTCACCTCCAACCACTGCAGGAGCAGCTGCTCTCTGCTCTTCTCCCATCTCTCAGAACAAATGATTCTGAACAGCTCAGAGACAAAGTCCTCAGCCTTCACCTGTCCTGTCTGGGGACGGAGGGGggcgagagggacggagagaaggGCTCAGGGACGGAATGAGAGCTGCACCCGAAGAGACTCATCTTTACCAAACCAATATGGACACCTCAGGTGACCACTCAAAACAGTTTAACAGAACATCAACTCCATAATATTAGCAATAATTATTTTAAAAAGTCCTTATGAACCAACAACCAAGGGGAAGTTTCCCAGACACATGTTAAACCTAATCCTGGATTCAACATAGAGTTTACATTTTAATCTGTGTGTCCAGGAAACTGCCCCCAGACGTCTAGTCTTATTACCCAGAGGAAATAGACCAGGTTGGTTATCTTGAGAGTGCAG is a window of Oncorhynchus gorbuscha isolate QuinsamMale2020 ecotype Even-year unplaced genomic scaffold, OgorEven_v1.0 Un_scaffold_1654, whole genome shotgun sequence DNA encoding:
- the LOC124023599 gene encoding BTB/POZ domain-containing protein KCTD19-like; the encoded protein is MVFGRQCHVFLTGLILDSIRLEDSKDCTLKITNLVYFLWTGQVKAEDFVSELFRIICSERWEKSREQLLLQWLEFSLPRAQRYSDCLEQLDRGHCRTVSLFP